TGCCATGTACAATGATATTATTGTAGATGCATTTGAAGCGGTTTGAAAAAACAAACAATTTATTAGTTAAATTTTGAAGAGCAATATAGTCTAATTCTATATTGCTTTTTTATTTTTGTATTTGATGAAAAGTTCCTATTTGTTTTTGATGATTTTTACAATGGTAAAAATAAGCTTTGGGCAGCAAGATACATTGCCTGAAGTTGAGGTTGAAGCAAATAAGATTAATACCCCTTCTCAGACTTATAAGTCGATTCCTTTAAAATTATCTGGGGCCAATAATTTGGGAGCTGTGCTCTCCGAAAATACACCAATTTATATCAAGTCCTATGGGCAAGGTAGCTTGTCTACAGTTTCAATTAGAGGAGGAAGTGCAAGTCAAACACAAATAATATGGAATGGCTTTTCAATTAATTCCCCAACACTAGGCCAAAGTGATTTGGCTATTGCATCAACTTCTTTAATTGATGTTGCAGCTGTTCATCTTGGGGCGAGTAGTATTGTTAATACTAGTGGTGGGTTAGGTGGCGCAATTCAATTGTCTAATCAAACAACATTTGATAAAAGAATAAACCTTGATGTAACCAAAGAGTTGGGAAGTTTTGGAATAGATAATACTACTCTGAAGTTAAAGGTAGGAAACAAGAAATGGCAGTCTTTTACTGGACTTGTAAAAAAGCATGCAGACAATAATTTTCAATATCGAGACTTTTTACAAAAAGAACCTCAGGTTATTCGCCAAACGAATGCTAATTATGACCAATTAGAGCTGGCTCAAAATTTTTATTATCATGCTTCCAATCATCATCGGTTAAACTTAAAAACTAACCTAACAATGTCTCAGCGGTTGCTCCCACCAGTGATGGGAGTAAAGACAAGAGGTGAACGTCAAAAGGATGACGTGCTTAAAACAGCATTAGAATGGAGCTATAATAAAGACAAGTATTTTCAACAAGTGGCTTTTGGATATTTTTATGATTTTTTGAATTATATAGATACCATGAGTGCTATCGACTCCAAAGTTCAAATTAATGCTTATAAAGCTTATTATAAAGGTAAATATTATGTGAATGATTCAATTCAGTTGAGGGCGTCATTAAATACAGAAAGGGTGATAGCGAACTCTTCTGGGTTTGATGGAGAAAAGGAACAGTTGAGAAATGCCCTATTCCTAGAGTATTATCAAAACCTTAAGTATAACCTTTCCTATACCTTCTCGCTTAGAAAAGAGTTGATTTCATCAGTTGTATCACCCATTGTACCTGCGTTATCTTTAAAATGGTATATAAAGAAACAACATCAAGTGCTTTTCTCTGCTGCACAAAACTTTCGGGCTCCAACACTAAATGATTTGTTTTGGAGCCCAGGAGGAAATCCTGATTTGCAACCAGAAGAAGGGAAGATGACTGATTTGGGATATACATACAAGACGAAAGAATTTAGTTTAGGACTAACAGGTTATTATTCCTTGATTCAAAATTGGATTCAATGGTTGCCATCCCATGAGGGGTATTGGAAACCTCAGAATATTAAGGAAGTTGAATCATACGGCGTAGAATTGAATGGCGTAAAAAAAATAAAGCTAAAAGGGGTAACTCTTGATATACATGGAGGCTATAATTTAGTTTTTTCAAAAAATAAAAAGACAAACATTGAAAATGATTTGTCAATAGGAAAACAACTGATTTATGTTCCTCAAAATTCAGCAAATATTAGCATGAACTTAGCATATAAGACTTTCTATTTGACCTATCAACAATCCTACACAGGAGTAGCATTTATTGATGCTGGAAATCAGGTGTATATGCCTTATTTTGCTCCCGCCACTTTAGGTTTAGGTTGGAAAGCTGCTGGTAAAAAAGCTAAAAATAGATTGGAAATAATCACTAGTGTTGTTAATTTATTTGATGAAGAGTATCAGATTATTGCAAATAGACCTATGCCTGGTAGGTATTATACTTTAACAATTAAGGTAAACTTTAAAAAATAAAAGAGATGAGAACGTTATCGATATTGTTAATTATTGGGCTATTACTTGGGGCATGCCGAAAAAAAGAGGTTGGCCCACAACGTATAGACGGAACAGCTTATCATAAAGAAGCTGGTAGTAAGGTTGTGATCGGCTGTGAAGGTAACTTTGGCTGGGGAAATGCTTCAATGTCTGTCTATAATGCAGAAACGAAAGTCAACGTCAATCAGGTGTTTAGCACGCAAAATAGTCTTCCATTGGGAGATGTTTTTCAGTCGTCAACATTGTTTAATGGAGATTTATTTGTGGTGGTCAATAATTCAAATAAAATAGAAGTTGTAGATACGACTAATTTTTTATCAAAAGGAACCATTACAGGACTTACAAGCCCACGTTATTTTTTAGGTGTTTCTCCATCAAAAGCGTATGTGTCTGATTTGTATGCTAATGCAATAACGATCGTTAACCCGACTACTTTTCAAGTTACTGAATCTATTCCTGTTTCAGCATGGACAGAGCAGTTGGTTTTACTAGATCAAACGGCCTACGTAACACAAAAGGGCTCCAACCAAGTTTTATTAATTGACGTTACAACAGATGCTATCATAGATTCGATAACTGTTGGACGAGAACCCAATAGTTTAGTGTTGGATACTTTTGATAATCTTTGGGTGTTATGCAGTGGAGGAGTGAATGAAGCGATCCCGTCATTAGTTCAAATTAATACAGCGACTAATACTGTAATGAAAGAGTTGTTTTTTAGCTCCATAACCGAATCTCCTAACAACTTACAGATAGATACTAGTGGAACACAGTTAATTTATTTGAATAGTGCAATTTATCAGCAGTCCATCTCGTCCAATACCATGAATCAGACACCTGTGTTGAATGCAGGGAATATCGTTTATTATGGATTGGGAGTGAATCCATATAATAACGAAATCTATTTATCGGATGCAAAAGATTATGTTCAAGCAGGAACAGTATATCGTTATTCACCAACGTTAGAGCTAATTGATCATTTTAATACTGGGATTATCCCACAAGATTTTACATTTTTAGAAAACTAATGGGAAACTCATAAAATGGCTAAACTTATTCAAGTTAAAGTGCTCATGAGTTATTTAAATGGATAAGGGAATAACGGTTTTCACTTTTTTAAATGTATCGCATTTTCATGATAA
Above is a window of Flavobacteriales bacterium DNA encoding:
- a CDS encoding TonB-dependent receptor, whose protein sequence is MVKISFGQQDTLPEVEVEANKINTPSQTYKSIPLKLSGANNLGAVLSENTPIYIKSYGQGSLSTVSIRGGSASQTQIIWNGFSINSPTLGQSDLAIASTSLIDVAAVHLGASSIVNTSGGLGGAIQLSNQTTFDKRINLDVTKELGSFGIDNTTLKLKVGNKKWQSFTGLVKKHADNNFQYRDFLQKEPQVIRQTNANYDQLELAQNFYYHASNHHRLNLKTNLTMSQRLLPPVMGVKTRGERQKDDVLKTALEWSYNKDKYFQQVAFGYFYDFLNYIDTMSAIDSKVQINAYKAYYKGKYYVNDSIQLRASLNTERVIANSSGFDGEKEQLRNALFLEYYQNLKYNLSYTFSLRKELISSVVSPIVPALSLKWYIKKQHQVLFSAAQNFRAPTLNDLFWSPGGNPDLQPEEGKMTDLGYTYKTKEFSLGLTGYYSLIQNWIQWLPSHEGYWKPQNIKEVESYGVELNGVKKIKLKGVTLDIHGGYNLVFSKNKKTNIENDLSIGKQLIYVPQNSANISMNLAYKTFYLTYQQSYTGVAFIDAGNQVYMPYFAPATLGLGWKAAGKKAKNRLEIITSVVNLFDEEYQIIANRPMPGRYYTLTIKVNFKK